A stretch of DNA from Dehalobacter sp.:
ATCATCACAATGACAATTGCCAGAACCGGTATGGCGACAGCTAGTACCCAAGTAAGGGCCTTATCTTCCCGGTAAGCCAGGATGATTCCGCCGATCGCCATGATCGGGGCGCTGATCATCAGGCGCATAATCATGATGGTAACCGTCTGGACCTGGTTGATGTCATTTGTCGTCCGGGTAATGAGTGTCGCGGTACCGATTTTATCAAATTCATGTAAAGAAAAGCTTTCGATTCTCCCAAAAATTTTGCTCCGCAAAACGGTTCCTAACCCTACGGCAGCTTTGGCGGATAAAAAGCTAGCCATGATGGAGAAT
This window harbors:
- a CDS encoding ABC transporter transmembrane domain-containing protein, with translation MLKLYRYLKPFRHLIYGILILVFLQTLGDLYLPTLMSDIINDGVMNGDTQRILHIGGIMLLVAGAAAVFSIMASFLSAKAAVGLGTVLRSKIFGRIESFSLHEFDKIGTATLITRTTNDINQVQTVTIMIMRLMISAPIMAIGGIILAYREDKALTWVLAVAIPVLAIVIVM